Part of the Caldisericia bacterium genome is shown below.
TGCATATATGAAGAACTTGAGAAAGATTATCCTGAAATAGAAGAAGAGGTTGAAGTTGATGGTAAAAGAGGTAAAGTTTTTTCAATTTCACCATTTAAAGGAACAGTTTATATTGAATTTCCAGATGGAGTTCAAAAAGAATATAAAAAAGAGGAAATTAAGAGGTTGAAATGAAATTTTTAATATATGGTGGGCCTCTCTGGACTCGAACCAGAGACCTCATCCTTATCAGGGATGCGCTCTGACCAACTGAGCTAGAGGCCCATTAATAACAATTATAAAAATTTTTATCTAATTGTCAAGAAGATTTAGAAGGTTCAAATTTATCTTTTATTGAAAAGAAAGAGATTATTTCAAAAATAACTCCAATTAACATTAAAATTATTCCTACTCCAAAAAGAGGGACAAGAATTGCTCCAAGAAAAACAAAGAATCCACTTATTTTAAATTCATCAATTCTAATCTTTTCTGAGAGTTTATCAAAACTTACCTTTTTAAATATTCCACCAAGAATTAAAAGTATCCAAACAATCGCAATTATGAGAAGTAAAATCCATAATTTTCCATCAAGACTTGATAAAAACTCTTTTAATTTAGGACCCATTTCTGGGTAATCTCTAAATAATCTTCTATGAGTAAAAAAGTCAAATCTATATCCAAAATTAAAGAAATCACTATTGAATTTTTCTGGAAGATTTTTAATAATTTTGAACATTGTTAAAAAGCAAGTTCCAATAAGAGTAAAAACTGATAAAAAGAAGAAAATAATCGATGTTAAGTAATTTGTAAAAATTAATTTCTCATTTAACTTATCACTCAATCCCTTTACTGAAATTGCAATTAAAATTAAACCAACAATAGATATTATCCATCCAATTACTGGAATTATAAAAAATAAAGTTAAAATTGCTCCAATTCCTCCTAAAATCTTTTCTTGTTTTAAATCCATAATATACCTCCTTTTATATATATTTATACTATTAAATTCATAGTTTGTTACAAAAATTTAAAACTATATTCTGGCATAAAATTTGCATATTAAAAGTAGGAGGTGAAGATGAATTTGCCTTTAATAGTTTTGATTTTAATAATTCTTTTCGGAGTGATATTTTTTATTGTTGGAATCCTTTTTTCAATTTTTCTTTTCTTTAATTCAAATAAAAACAATTTTGATAATCTTTCTGAAGAAGATAAAGAAAAAATAGATAAAATTATTGAAGAAAAAGAGAAAAAAATTGAATTTAAACATCTTTACTTCCTATAAGGTAAGTGTGTAAATTTTACACACTTTAAAATCTCCATAGAGAACCAATTCCATCATTTAAATCAAGTTCCTTTGCCTCATTTCCATGTAAAATAGTTAATTCACTCTTATACTTTTTACAGAGTTCATGTATATAAAATCTTATATTTTTTAATTCATACTCTTTTGTATTGCAAACAGGACAACTTTCTCTTTCTGTGTAAAAATAACTACAACTTTTACAAATTTTTACTAATCTATTAATATTTTCTGAGATTATCAATTTATCAACTCTTCCATCTTGTAGAATCTTTAGTGTCGAATCAAGACCAACACCGGCAAGATTGCTTGTTGATGCTCTTTCAAAGAGAGTGTTAAGTATTTCTCTCTCTTTATTTTTATTTATTTCTTCTAACTTTTTAATTCCAAGAAGGATAATTTCATTTATTGTTACATTTGATGGAGCATTAAGTTTTAAGAATTTTTGAGAAGGAGGAGGCACATTTAAAAACATATAAATGTTTTCTTCAGCGTCAGAATTAACAAAAATTACTTTTAATTCATCAGAATCTTTTAAGACTTTTTCTTTAAAATCTGATAAGGCTTTTTCAATAAAAAGAGTGTATTTCTCTTCATAAGCATCTTTAAGATCACCTCCGCCAACTGCTCCTATACCTACACCACTTTTTGGTGCAGAGGGAGGCATAATGTGTTTTCTTTTCCAAGTTGAGGTATCAATTTTTGGTTCTTCTTCAAAAATTAATTTTTCCTTGAAAAAAATTACTTTATAAAAAGAAAATTTACTTTCAGTAAAATTTACTATTCCAAAATCTGGATACTCAATTTGAGCCCAATAAAATTGATATAAATTTGGTTTTCCAAAGAAAATTTCATTTCTTAATGGAAATTCATAAAAAAATTCATAAATATTTTTTAGGGATGAAAAAACAAAAAGTGACTTTCCTTTAACTCTCATACCCTCAAGATAGTTCAAAAGATTCTCTTTTGATCTCTCAAAAATTTCTCTTTCCTCTATATTAACTTCATCTTTAACACTCTCTATTAATTTTTTTGTTATATTCAAAATCTCCTTTTTACCGATAGAAGGAGTAATTGAAAGATATAATGAAATTCCAGTATCCTCTTTAATAGAATTTAATTCTTGAAATCTTAAATCATTCATAAAAACCTCCTCCTTAATTTTCTTCCTAATTTAATTTTACCTTATAATTAGTAAAGGAGGTAAATTATGAAAAAGGGAAAGTATAACGGAATAATCACACCACTTATTACTCCATTTAATGGAAAAGGTGAAATTGATTTTAAAGGATTTGAGAGTTTACTTCTTTTTTTAAAAGATAAAGTTGATGGATTTTTTGTAAATGCAACTACTGGAGAATTTACATCACTTTCAATTGATGAAAGAATTGAGGTTTTAAAGTTTGTAAAAAGTGTTGTAAAAGAAGACAAACTAATTTTTTCTCACATAACCTCAACTTCAATTAAAGATATTGAAAAAATCATTAAAGCATCTCATGATTTAAAGGTAAATGCAATAGTTATAACTCCTCCATACTATCTAATTCCTGATAGAGATGGAATTAAAAATTTCTTTTATTTTATTTTAAAAATTTCAAATCTTGATCTATTGATTTACAATATTCCCTCTTGTACAGGATATTCTTTATCAGTTGATATTATAAAAGAAATTGCATTTGAGTGTGAGAGATTAAAGGGGGTTAAAGCAACAATTGATAGTTTAAGTTATATAAAAGATTTAATTTCAATAAAGGAAAAAAGAGAAGATTTTTCAGTTTTAACTGGAGTTGAACTCTATCTTGCACCAACTCTTTTATCGCATGGAGATGGAGGAATTGTTGCTCTTTCAAATTTTGCACCTCTTCTTTTAAAAGAAATTATTTTAAATTTTGAAAACAAAAATTTTGAAAATTTTATTGAATCTCACAGAAAAGTTATGAAACTTTTTGAAATTTATAAATATTCCTCATCATTTGCTAGTGCAATTAAAATTGCTTTAAATCTTTTAGGTTTTCCAATAAGTAAAAAAGTTAGAGTTCCACTAATTGAAGATAGTGAAGAAAAGGTTGAAAAAATAAAAGATATTCTTATTTCTTTAGGTTTAATGTAGTTTTTTCATGGATTTGCACTTGACAAAGAGAGTTCATTTTTGTAATATAATTAAAGACTTTGGGCGGGTAGTTCAGCGGTTAGAACGCCTGTCTTACAAACAGGAGGTCAGAGGTTCGATTCCTCTCTCGCCCACCATTAGTAATAAGGTGCCGAGGTAGCTCAGTTGGTAGAGCAGAGGACTGAAAATCCTCGTGTCGGCGGTTCGATTCCGTCCCTCGGCACCAACCATAAAGACGACAAATCTTCCTCTGGAAGCCTAAAAGTGTAGTATTGTGTCAAATTTTTTTCATCCAAAAAAATGGTATGGATAAAAATTTTTAAGAATTGATTTAGTTTTTCTGGGGGTAGATTTTTTAACTTTTTTTTGAAATTTTCAAAAAAACTATTTAAACTTATCTCTTATTTCTCTCAATAATTCTCTTATTGGTAAATTTTGAGGACATTTTTCTTCACATTCACCACACTCTCTGCAATTTGATGCTCTCTCCTCCTCCTTTAAATATTCATATTCCCAAAAAGCCTCCTTTATGTCTCCATACATAATTAAATTGTTATAAATTTCAAAATTTTCTGGAATATTTACTCCATATGGACAAGGAAGACAATACTTGCATTTTGTACAATCTATTGTTTTTAAATTGAGCCATTCATTTCTTGCCTTGATAATTACTTTTAAATCTTCTTCACTCAATGAATTAGTATTATATTTACTTGCAATTAAAATGTTTTCTTTTACTTGATCCATAGAACTCATTCCACTTAAGACTGTCAAAATTTCTTTTTTGTTAAACAAAAAAGACAAAGCCCACTCTACTGGTGTTCTTTTAATTTTATAACTTTCAAAAACTTTAAGAACAGATGTTGGAGGAGAAGCAAGTTTTCCACCTTTATTTGGCTCCATAATTATGACTTGAATTCCTTTACTATAAGCATAAGAAAGACCTTTCTCTCCTGCTTGATAATTTATATCCATATAATTTAATTGAATTTGGCAAAAATCCCAATCATAATAGTCAATTATATCTTTAAAAACTTCAAATTCATCATGAAATGAAAAACCAAAGAATCTTATTTTTCCCTCTTTTTTCTTTTTTATTAGCCAATCTAAAACACCTAAGTTTTTTACTTTCTCCCATGAATTTTTCCATAATGAGTGAAGAAGATAAAAATCAATATAATTTGTTTTTAATCTATTTAATTGAACATTAAAATAAAAATCAAAATCTTCGTATTTTTCAATTTTCCAAACTGGCATTTTTGTAGCAAGATAAATTTTTTCTCTTACCCCTCTTTTTTCAAAATAATCACCTAAAAAGATCTCACTCATTCCACCATGATATGGATATGCAGTATCAATATAGTTAACTCCATTTTCTATTGCATAATCAAGCATTTCATAACTTTTTTTAATATCAATATCCTCTTCGCTTTCTATTGTTGGGAATCTCATTGCTCCAAATCCAAGTTGAGAGATAAGAATATCTCCTTTAATAAATTTTCTATAAATCATAATTCCTCCTTTAATATTATTACTTCATATGGTGAATAATGTCTTAATGAAGAGATTCTAAAATTTAAAATTCCCTCCTTAAGTTTTCTAAATTCTTTCTTGTTCAATCCCTCAAGAAGATACTTTATAGAAAGAATCATCGTTTCATACCTTCCTTTTTTAAGATTCTTTCTTAAAACTCTTTCATTTTTAATTAAATAGTCATAAAGTTTATTATAATCTATTTCAATTTGATCAAAAGAAAAAATGCAATATGTCCACATTCTTGAAACTTTTTCTAAAACTGTATGAGGTGGTTGCAAGATGAATATATTTTTTGAAAATCTTTCATTGTTTTTAATATAAAAATTCTCTTTTTTTAACAAGTCTATTCCTATTTCAAGAAATTTTTCATAAAAAACTTTCAAATCTTCAACTAAAAAACTATTTATGAAATTTTCTTTTAAAATTCTTTTTCCAAATGGATATTCAAAAATAAAAATATTTTCAAAAGCACCAAAAGGTCTTGGAATGTGAGGAAATGTATAATATTCAAGTGTTATAAAAAAATCTTCAAATTTTTTTATAAGAAAATTTAATAAAAAAGTTTTTATCCCTTTTTCTTTATTTTCAAAAATAACTTTTCCTAAAGGAACAACATGTTTTGTTTCTATTATTCCATCAAAAGATTTAAGTCTATTTGTGATTGAAAGATTAAATTTAATATCTGCCTCTTCAAAAATAATTTTTGAATAAAACTCCTTTTTTTCAAAAGATTTTTTCTCTTTTATCTTTTTTACTTTTAAAACCTTTCCTCTAATTTCTTTAAATCTTTTACCAAATTTTGTTGGAACTTCTTCTATAACTTCCATATGATCCAATGTTGATTTTAAAAAAGGCTCAATTAGTTTTTTTAATTTATTAAAATTTTTTTGATTAAATTTTTTCTCATCACCATTTAAAATTAGATATAAATTTGCAAGATTAATTAATGAGAATCTCTTTTTTCCTAAAAATTTAATCAAATCCTTTTTGTTTCTTTTAAAATAATCATTTATTTTAAAATAATCAAATTTTATGCTTTTAACACCAAAATCAATTCTCTTCCATAAATTAGAGATAACATTTGGCAAAATTGAAATTTCAGGTTCTTCAATTATTAAATTTTTAACATAATTTGAAGTTGGTTCTACTATATCTTGAAAAATATAAATTCCGGCTTCATGAAAACATCTTCTTGCTTCATCTTCATCTAAAAGTTTCACAGGAAGGTAGGTAAAAAGTTCCTCATCAAAATAAAGTGGGTAATAACCTTCAAGACCCCATACAAATTCGTAATAATATCCAAATGTATCAAATCCAAGAAGCCTTGGAATATGAGGAAATTTATATAATTCTTTTCTTAAAAAATAATCATCTAACTTTTTAGCAATAAGATGTCTTAAAAATTCTGAAAAAGATTTTTTAAAAAGAAGTTCTTTGCTTATAATATCTCCCTTATGGAGTACTCTATAACTTGTTAGAAAATCTCTTTTTGTGTAAAAATTTTTTTCAAAAAAAGGAAAAGATCTTCTAAGTTCAAGATAAACAGTTGCTTCACCTCCATGCCCAATTTCTGTTATCCTTTGAACTTTTTCATCCATATTTAAATTATATAATGCTATAATTAAAAAGATGGATATAATTTATTATAATATTTTAAATAGTGTTAGAGAAATAACACTAGAATTATTAAAATCACAAATAACTCCAGATAAAATTTTATTTGCATTGAGAAAAGTTGGAGAAGGAGGAAATTTTGATAGAGCAATCTTTTTTGAAAAAGAAGATGATGTTTTTAATAAAAA
Proteins encoded:
- a CDS encoding DUF996 domain-containing protein, which translates into the protein MDLKQEKILGGIGAILTLFFIIPVIGWIISIVGLILIAISVKGLSDKLNEKLIFTNYLTSIIFFFLSVFTLIGTCFLTMFKIIKNLPEKFNSDFFNFGYRFDFFTHRRLFRDYPEMGPKLKEFLSSLDGKLWILLLIIAIVWILLILGGIFKKVSFDKLSEKIRIDEFKISGFFVFLGAILVPLFGVGIILMLIGVIFEIISFFSIKDKFEPSKSS
- a CDS encoding dihydrodipicolinate synthase family protein, producing MKKGKYNGIITPLITPFNGKGEIDFKGFESLLLFLKDKVDGFFVNATTGEFTSLSIDERIEVLKFVKSVVKEDKLIFSHITSTSIKDIEKIIKASHDLKVNAIVITPPYYLIPDRDGIKNFFYFILKISNLDLLIYNIPSCTGYSLSVDIIKEIAFECERLKGVKATIDSLSYIKDLISIKEKREDFSVLTGVELYLAPTLLSHGDGGIVALSNFAPLLLKEIILNFENKNFENFIESHRKVMKLFEIYKYSSSFASAIKIALNLLGFPISKKVRVPLIEDSEEKVEKIKDILISLGLM
- a CDS encoding aldo/keto reductase codes for the protein MIYRKFIKGDILISQLGFGAMRFPTIESEEDIDIKKSYEMLDYAIENGVNYIDTAYPYHGGMSEIFLGDYFEKRGVREKIYLATKMPVWKIEKYEDFDFYFNVQLNRLKTNYIDFYLLHSLWKNSWEKVKNLGVLDWLIKKKKEGKIRFFGFSFHDEFEVFKDIIDYYDWDFCQIQLNYMDINYQAGEKGLSYAYSKGIQVIIMEPNKGGKLASPPTSVLKVFESYKIKRTPVEWALSFLFNKKEILTVLSGMSSMDQVKENILIASKYNTNSLSEEDLKVIIKARNEWLNLKTIDCTKCKYCLPCPYGVNIPENFEIYNNLIMYGDIKEAFWEYEYLKEEERASNCRECGECEEKCPQNLPIRELLREIRDKFK